In Anseongella ginsenosidimutans, one genomic interval encodes:
- a CDS encoding alpha/beta fold hydrolase: MNYQIREENGFSYVEEGKGQVLLLLHGLFGALSNWEMVIERFRSDYKVIIPLMPIYQMPLIKTSAKSLARFIHKFVVYKKLDRFTLLGNSLGGHVALIYALEHQERVHSMVLTGSSGLYENSFGGSFPKRESYDFIKERVEFTFCDPATATKELVDEVFAIVNDRNRVMKILAMAKSAIRHNMSKDLQHIHVPVSLIWGREDRVTPPEVAEEFHALLPNSELSWIDKCGHAPMMEKPNEFNDHLSAFLKKVYAKEASDLK, translated from the coding sequence ATGAATTACCAGATAAGGGAAGAGAACGGATTTAGCTATGTGGAGGAAGGAAAGGGCCAGGTGCTGTTGCTGCTGCATGGCCTTTTTGGCGCTCTCAGCAATTGGGAAATGGTAATTGAACGATTCAGATCTGATTACAAGGTTATTATCCCCCTGATGCCCATTTACCAGATGCCGCTGATCAAGACCAGTGCGAAAAGTCTGGCACGGTTTATTCATAAATTCGTCGTATATAAAAAGCTGGATCGTTTTACTCTCCTGGGTAATTCCCTGGGCGGTCATGTGGCCCTTATTTATGCGCTTGAACACCAGGAAAGAGTACATTCAATGGTGCTGACGGGCAGTTCAGGCTTATATGAAAATTCTTTTGGCGGTTCTTTTCCAAAAAGGGAAAGTTATGATTTCATTAAGGAAAGGGTGGAATTCACCTTTTGTGACCCGGCCACGGCTACAAAGGAACTGGTGGATGAGGTATTTGCCATCGTCAATGACCGTAACCGGGTAATGAAGATCCTGGCAATGGCCAAATCAGCGATCCGTCACAACATGAGTAAAGATCTGCAGCACATACATGTTCCGGTATCCCTTATTTGGGGGCGGGAAGACCGGGTAACTCCCCCGGAAGTAGCGGAGGAGTTTCACGCGCTGCTGCCCAACTCGGAATTGAGCTGGATTGATAAGTGCGGTCATGCGCCAATGATGGAAAAGCCCAATGAATTCAACGATCATCTTTCGGCCTTTCTTAAAAAAGTGTACGCGAAGGAAGCTTCGGATTTG
- a CDS encoding metallophosphoesterase, which translates to MIRSRKLTFLLFAVVFTFTGIKPGLAQQSEPLFTFGVMTDVQYANQDNAGTRHYRSSPGKLREAVAVFNREKVAFVLHLGDFIDKGFRHFDTLNAITGKLQMPLYHVLGNHDFSVKAAERSKVLPKMGLRKAYYSFSKKKWRFIILNGNDVSLFANAPGSEKYMRAKAMLEKLKEEGAPNARDWNGAVGGQQIKWLQKELALAERRGEQVIVACHYPLYPNGASELLWNAARLRELAEASPQVVAWFNGHVHKSQYFPKNGVHYISFRGIVEEEENACAVVSVFDDRLEIKGFGSEQSRTLTK; encoded by the coding sequence ATGATCAGATCACGGAAACTTACCTTCCTTCTTTTTGCCGTCGTTTTTACCTTTACAGGAATAAAGCCGGGCTTGGCCCAGCAAAGCGAGCCGCTGTTCACATTTGGCGTCATGACCGATGTGCAGTATGCCAACCAGGACAACGCCGGAACGCGCCATTACCGGTCTTCGCCCGGGAAGCTTCGGGAGGCAGTGGCGGTGTTTAACCGGGAAAAGGTTGCATTTGTGCTGCACCTGGGGGATTTTATTGACAAGGGATTCCGGCATTTTGATACCTTGAACGCGATCACGGGGAAGTTGCAAATGCCCCTTTATCATGTTTTAGGGAATCATGATTTTAGTGTAAAGGCTGCTGAAAGGTCGAAAGTGCTTCCCAAAATGGGTTTACGCAAGGCCTATTATTCTTTTTCAAAAAAGAAATGGCGCTTCATTATCCTGAACGGGAATGATGTCAGCCTCTTTGCCAATGCGCCCGGAAGTGAAAAATACATGCGGGCCAAAGCAATGCTGGAAAAGCTGAAGGAAGAGGGGGCGCCCAATGCCCGCGACTGGAATGGGGCAGTAGGCGGGCAACAGATTAAATGGCTGCAAAAAGAACTGGCATTGGCCGAAAGAAGGGGCGAACAGGTCATCGTGGCCTGTCATTATCCTCTTTACCCGAATGGAGCTTCCGAGCTGTTGTGGAATGCAGCCCGGCTCCGCGAATTGGCCGAAGCTTCTCCGCAAGTGGTGGCCTGGTTCAACGGGCACGTGCATAAAAGCCAATATTTTCCAAAAAACGGGGTCCACTATATAAGCTTCCGGGGAATCGTAGAAGAAGAAGAGAATGCCTGTGCCGTGGTTTCCGTTTTCGACGACCGCCTGGAAATAAAGGGCTTCGGATCGGAACAAAGCAGGACCCTGACGAAGTAA
- a CDS encoding GatB/YqeY domain-containing protein, which produces MELITTIDSDIKEAMLARDAARLRGLRSIKAALLLAKTEEGASGTISPETELKVLQKLAKQRKESAEIYREQQRPDLEQTETEELEVIESYLPKQMDPAELEAEIKKIIESSGAASMKDMGRVMGQASKQFAGRADGKTVSETVKRLLS; this is translated from the coding sequence ATGGAACTCATCACAACTATTGATTCGGATATTAAAGAGGCGATGCTGGCCAGGGATGCAGCTCGCCTGAGGGGTTTGAGAAGTATCAAGGCGGCCCTGCTGCTGGCGAAAACAGAAGAAGGCGCGTCCGGGACAATTAGCCCCGAGACAGAATTGAAAGTCCTGCAGAAGCTGGCAAAGCAGCGAAAGGAATCGGCTGAAATATACCGGGAGCAGCAACGTCCCGACCTGGAGCAGACCGAAACGGAAGAACTGGAGGTGATTGAAAGCTATCTTCCCAAACAAATGGACCCTGCCGAACTGGAAGCGGAAATAAAAAAGATCATTGAGTCAAGCGGAGCAGCCTCTATGAAGGATATGGGAAGGGTAATGGGGCAGGCCAGCAAGCAATTTGCAGGCCGTGCCGATGGAAAAACTGTTTCTGAAACAGTTAAAAGGTTGTTGTCATGA
- a CDS encoding ABC transporter permease: MSALRNPHAAPGNRLFARSLVVIQFALALLLITGCLVINLQSRFLQGKDLGYNEENLLKVSLPVNMDGGGISLKNELRQHIRFGSAALGALRTNSGLEMEAGTGRLLSYSMAVDENFLETAEIRLKAGRNFDSREHHSNVLVNEAFVQKFDIDRPVGRKISSSQDSEFTIIGVVNDFQAGALDRMSPLILFKAGSAWGDGSDLFLRLPPGDISKDLSEFAAIFRKHFPYYPFDAQFQADINLRSYRAALRWQRIVNYSCAMAIFIACFGLLGLSLLSAQSRTKEIGIRKVLGASVSGIVALLSGNFIKPVLLAIILATPLAWYIMGQWLEDFAYRISLQWWMFALAGLLALIIALFTVCFQSIKAALANPADSLRNE; encoded by the coding sequence GTGAGCGCACTCCGGAACCCGCACGCCGCTCCGGGAAACCGGCTTTTTGCCCGCTCGCTGGTCGTGATCCAATTTGCGCTGGCCTTGCTGCTTATCACAGGCTGCCTGGTCATCAACCTCCAGTCGAGGTTCCTGCAAGGAAAAGACCTTGGCTATAATGAGGAAAACTTGTTGAAGGTAAGTTTACCCGTTAATATGGACGGTGGGGGTATTAGCCTGAAGAATGAATTGCGGCAGCACATCCGCTTCGGATCCGCCGCCCTTGGCGCACTAAGGACAAATTCTGGTTTAGAAATGGAAGCAGGAACTGGCCGGTTACTTTCCTACTCAATGGCTGTGGACGAGAATTTCCTGGAAACCGCTGAGATAAGGTTAAAGGCCGGCCGGAACTTTGATAGCCGGGAACACCATTCCAACGTACTCGTGAATGAAGCATTTGTGCAAAAGTTTGATATTGATCGTCCTGTCGGCCGGAAGATAAGCTCGAGCCAGGATTCAGAGTTTACAATCATTGGGGTTGTCAATGATTTTCAAGCCGGCGCGCTGGACCGGATGTCTCCGCTTATTCTGTTCAAGGCCGGTTCGGCGTGGGGCGATGGTTCTGACCTGTTCCTTCGCCTCCCCCCGGGTGATATCAGCAAGGATCTTTCAGAATTTGCCGCCATTTTTAGAAAACATTTTCCATATTATCCTTTCGACGCTCAATTCCAGGCAGATATCAACCTAAGAAGCTACCGTGCCGCCCTGCGCTGGCAGCGCATCGTGAATTATTCCTGCGCCATGGCTATTTTTATCGCCTGCTTCGGCTTGCTGGGGCTCAGCCTTCTTTCGGCCCAAAGCCGTACTAAAGAGATCGGTATCCGGAAAGTCCTGGGTGCATCGGTCAGCGGCATTGTAGCCCTGCTTTCGGGAAACTTTATCAAGCCGGTGCTGCTGGCCATTATACTGGCAACCCCGCTGGCCTGGTATATTATGGGTCAATGGCTGGAAGATTTCGCCTACCGGATCTCGCTGCAATGGTGGATGTTCGCGCTGGCTGGACTACTGGCCTTGATCATTGCCCTTTTCACAGTGTGCTTTCAGTCGATAAAGGCCGCGCTGGCCAACCCGGCGGATTCTCTGAGGAATGAGTAG
- a CDS encoding GyrI-like domain-containing protein has translation MQKTDLTKLYKSYYSAKNTPELVETEAAAFLSLAGKGDPSGESFAADIQALYATAYTLKFMYKATDQDFVVAKLEGLWDFDEQLYSGFSLSEAPIKIPRKDWRYRLLIRLPEFVRPEDITEAANRVLLKKQLDRALDISFFNLPESKAVQMLHTGPFDKEVETLRQIQAFISARNLQKNGLHHEIYLSDFRKTPKEKLRTILREPVK, from the coding sequence ATGCAAAAAACAGATCTGACCAAACTGTACAAATCCTATTACTCAGCTAAAAACACACCCGAGCTGGTGGAAACCGAAGCGGCCGCATTCCTCTCCCTGGCGGGAAAAGGGGACCCTTCGGGCGAAAGCTTCGCCGCTGATATACAGGCCTTATATGCTACCGCCTACACGCTAAAGTTTATGTACAAGGCGACGGACCAGGATTTTGTCGTGGCTAAACTGGAAGGCTTATGGGATTTTGATGAGCAACTATATTCCGGATTTTCCCTCTCGGAAGCTCCTATAAAAATACCCAGGAAGGACTGGAGGTACCGCCTGCTGATCCGCCTTCCGGAATTTGTCCGCCCGGAAGATATCACGGAAGCTGCTAACCGCGTTCTTTTAAAAAAGCAATTGGACCGCGCCCTCGATATTTCCTTTTTCAATTTGCCCGAAAGCAAAGCCGTACAAATGCTTCATACCGGCCCTTTTGACAAGGAAGTGGAAACGCTCCGGCAAATACAGGCATTTATCAGCGCCCGCAACCTGCAGAAAAACGGCCTGCATCACGAGATCTATCTTTCCGATTTCAGAAAAACGCCGAAGGAAAAATTAAGAACGATCCTGCGGGAACCGGTGAAGTAA
- a CDS encoding outer membrane beta-barrel protein gives MKKCCVLVLSIFLWLPCVAQFINDGGNIDQQPYNFGFSLALNYGSFNVIKRSDYMEEFQYTNVNEETTTVPPLAAIKSIGKPGFSLGLLANLNLHRNFDLRFTPNIIFVDRDIEYIYQREEAGGQPGNNEPPADVLVPEDRRLNIRFTNLQYPLLLKFKSNRQGNVRAYVIGGAKFCMDVTSRKKYDEAMSNADEFPADAENSLFIDRNYFAWEAGIGMDLYYEFFKCSPELKISRSFGNVLNNDDNLYSRPLAGLFAELVQFTIHFE, from the coding sequence ATGAAAAAATGCTGCGTCCTTGTCCTGAGTATATTCCTGTGGCTTCCATGCGTGGCCCAGTTTATCAATGACGGCGGGAATATTGATCAGCAGCCGTATAATTTCGGATTTTCCCTGGCATTAAATTACGGCAGCTTCAATGTGATCAAGCGAAGTGATTACATGGAAGAATTTCAATACACCAATGTAAACGAAGAAACTACGACTGTCCCGCCACTGGCAGCAATTAAATCCATAGGAAAGCCTGGCTTCAGCCTGGGACTGCTGGCGAATCTGAATTTGCACCGTAATTTTGATTTGCGGTTCACGCCGAATATTATTTTCGTGGACAGGGATATCGAGTATATCTACCAGCGGGAAGAAGCCGGCGGGCAGCCCGGCAATAATGAGCCTCCGGCCGATGTACTTGTGCCCGAGGACCGGCGGCTGAATATTCGTTTTACAAACCTGCAGTATCCCCTGCTATTGAAATTCAAATCCAACCGGCAGGGAAATGTACGTGCTTACGTGATCGGCGGAGCTAAATTCTGCATGGACGTGACCTCTCGGAAAAAGTATGACGAAGCCATGAGCAATGCGGATGAGTTTCCCGCAGATGCGGAGAACTCGCTTTTTATTGACCGGAATTACTTTGCCTGGGAAGCCGGCATTGGCATGGACTTGTATTATGAATTTTTCAAATGCTCTCCGGAACTGAAAATATCCCGTTCTTTCGGGAACGTACTTAATAACGACGACAATTTGTACAGCCGTCCTTTGGCGGGTTTATTTGCCGAACTGGTTCAGTTTACGATTCATTTTGAATAA
- a CDS encoding dipeptidyl-peptidase 3 family protein, whose translation MKKPYILLAGILLSGAFSCEKPGENMADDQNMQEKLEQYVSVRLTADLSGLSGNQREMIPLLIEAAKVMDSLFWREAYGDPDSLLNSLEDEATREYVRINYGPWDRLDNNAPFIEGIGEKPEGANFYPEDMTKEEFEQADLPGKDSLYTVLRRDNAGELYTIPYHELFSQQVQYAAGLLEKAAALAEDEGLKKYLELRAEALRTDRYRRSDLAWMDMKDNTIEVVIGPIETYEDRLFGYKAAHEAYVLLKDREWSERLEKYAAYLPELQQNLPVEDRYKQEKPGSDADLNAYDVIYYAGDCNAGSKTIAINLPNDEQVQLQKGTRRLQLKNAMQAKFDKIMLPITGLLIDSAQRANVTFDAFFANTMFHEVAHGLGIKNTLTDKGTVREALKEHASALEEGKADILGLYMIMQLLEKNELEGSPEDYMTTFMAGIFRSVRFGASSAHGVANMIRFNYFREQDAFQRLANGTYRVDYAKMKMAADSLSRLILTLQGNGDYAGVAKLVEEKGRITPQLQSDLDRLGEAGIPVDVVFEQGVEVLGL comes from the coding sequence ATGAAGAAACCTTACATCCTTCTTGCCGGTATCCTGTTATCCGGCGCCTTTTCTTGCGAAAAACCAGGGGAAAACATGGCTGATGATCAGAATATGCAGGAAAAACTGGAACAATATGTTAGTGTCAGGTTAACCGCCGACCTTTCCGGGCTGAGCGGGAACCAGCGGGAAATGATTCCCTTGCTGATCGAGGCGGCAAAAGTGATGGACAGCCTGTTCTGGCGGGAAGCTTACGGAGATCCGGATAGCCTGCTGAATTCCCTGGAGGACGAGGCTACGCGCGAATATGTGCGGATCAACTACGGCCCCTGGGACCGCCTGGACAATAACGCGCCTTTTATTGAAGGCATCGGGGAAAAACCCGAAGGGGCTAATTTCTACCCTGAGGATATGACGAAAGAAGAATTTGAACAGGCGGACCTTCCCGGAAAAGACAGCCTGTACACCGTCCTCCGGCGGGATAACGCCGGGGAGTTGTACACGATTCCCTATCATGAACTATTCTCCCAGCAGGTGCAGTACGCAGCCGGCCTGCTGGAAAAGGCCGCTGCACTCGCTGAAGACGAAGGCCTTAAAAAATACCTTGAGCTGAGGGCCGAAGCCCTGCGAACCGACCGCTACCGGCGGAGTGACCTGGCCTGGATGGACATGAAGGACAATACCATTGAAGTGGTCATTGGCCCCATAGAAACATATGAAGACCGGCTTTTCGGATACAAAGCGGCCCATGAAGCCTACGTGCTGCTGAAAGACAGGGAATGGAGCGAGCGGCTTGAGAAGTACGCCGCTTATCTTCCGGAGCTTCAGCAAAACCTGCCCGTGGAAGACCGCTACAAACAGGAAAAGCCGGGGAGCGACGCCGATTTGAACGCTTATGATGTCATTTATTATGCCGGGGACTGCAACGCGGGCAGCAAGACCATCGCCATTAACCTGCCCAACGATGAACAGGTTCAATTACAGAAGGGTACACGCAGGCTCCAGCTGAAGAATGCCATGCAGGCGAAATTCGATAAGATCATGCTCCCCATTACCGGCCTCCTGATTGATTCTGCGCAGCGCGCAAATGTGACCTTCGACGCCTTTTTCGCCAATACGATGTTTCATGAAGTAGCGCATGGATTGGGTATTAAAAACACGCTGACAGACAAAGGCACGGTGCGCGAAGCGCTAAAAGAACATGCCTCCGCCCTGGAAGAAGGGAAAGCCGATATCCTGGGACTGTACATGATCATGCAGCTGCTCGAAAAGAACGAACTGGAAGGCAGCCCTGAAGATTATATGACCACTTTCATGGCCGGTATTTTCCGGTCCGTCCGTTTCGGGGCTTCCAGCGCTCACGGCGTGGCCAATATGATCCGCTTTAACTACTTCCGCGAGCAGGACGCTTTCCAGCGGCTGGCAAACGGCACCTACCGCGTTGACTACGCGAAAATGAAAATGGCCGCCGACAGCCTTTCCCGCCTGATCCTGACGCTGCAGGGCAACGGCGATTACGCCGGCGTGGCCAAACTGGTAGAAGAAAAAGGCCGTATCACGCCTCAGCTGCAGTCCGACCTGGACCGCCTCGGCGAGGCCGGCATCCCCGTGGACGTGGTGTTTGAACAGGGCGTAGAGGTGCTGGGTTTGTAG
- the yihA gene encoding ribosome biogenesis GTP-binding protein YihA/YsxC, producing the protein MEIRSAEFICSNTKVDKLPLPDKPEHAFIGRSNVGKSSLINMLTGKRKLAKTSQTPGKTQLINHFLINGIWYMVDLPGYGYARTSKKNRRSWEGFITDYLERRPNLQCVMVLIDSRLEPQAIDLEFINWLGSRGVPFSLVFTKADKQSKQKTIQNIRLFEREMLKTWETVPEIFITSAEKQLGKEELLEFIEGVNQASQTSEE; encoded by the coding sequence ATGGAAATCCGTTCAGCTGAATTTATTTGCAGCAATACGAAGGTGGACAAGCTTCCGCTGCCGGACAAACCGGAACATGCGTTTATCGGCCGGTCAAACGTGGGAAAATCTTCGCTGATCAATATGCTTACCGGCAAAAGAAAGCTGGCCAAGACTTCCCAGACACCCGGGAAAACACAGCTCATTAATCACTTTCTGATCAACGGCATCTGGTATATGGTTGACCTCCCCGGCTATGGCTATGCCCGGACCTCCAAAAAGAACCGGCGTTCCTGGGAAGGGTTTATTACCGATTACCTGGAAAGAAGGCCGAACCTTCAATGTGTGATGGTGTTGATCGATTCGCGGCTGGAACCACAGGCCATTGACCTGGAATTTATTAACTGGCTGGGCAGCCGGGGGGTCCCCTTTTCGCTGGTCTTTACAAAAGCCGATAAGCAGTCGAAGCAGAAAACGATCCAGAATATCCGGCTTTTCGAACGGGAAATGCTAAAAACATGGGAAACCGTACCGGAAATATTCATTACCTCTGCCGAAAAACAATTGGGAAAAGAAGAATTGCTGGAATTTATAGAAGGGGTGAACCAGGCTTCGCAAACTAGTGAGGAATGA
- a CDS encoding SDR family NAD(P)-dependent oxidoreductase, which translates to MPMIVLITGATSGIGKACASIFARNKYNLILNGRREDRLTELAEQLAGRYGTVSHLLPFDVRDRAAVNAAVESLPQEWKQIDLLINNAGLALGLAPLPDGDADDWDTMIDTNIRGLLYVSKAVASMMRASERGHIINIGSIAGKEVYPDGGVYCATKHAVDALSRAMRIDLLPYRVKVTAVNPGAVETEFSIVRFKGDAGRAKSVYKGFEPLAAEDIAETVYFAASRPPHVNIDDITVMPAAQAGATRFNRND; encoded by the coding sequence ATGCCAATGATTGTATTGATAACAGGGGCCACTTCAGGCATAGGGAAAGCCTGTGCTTCGATCTTTGCCCGCAACAAGTATAACCTGATCTTGAATGGCAGAAGGGAAGACCGGTTAACGGAGCTGGCGGAGCAGCTTGCGGGGCGTTACGGAACGGTATCCCATCTTCTTCCTTTTGATGTTCGGGATCGCGCCGCGGTAAACGCGGCCGTGGAAAGCCTTCCGCAAGAGTGGAAGCAAATTGACCTGCTGATAAATAACGCGGGCCTGGCCCTGGGGCTGGCGCCTTTGCCTGACGGCGATGCGGACGATTGGGATACCATGATTGACACCAATATCCGCGGGCTGCTGTACGTGAGCAAAGCCGTAGCTTCTATGATGCGCGCTTCCGAACGGGGGCATATCATTAATATAGGCTCCATCGCAGGGAAAGAAGTGTATCCTGACGGCGGCGTCTACTGCGCCACAAAGCATGCCGTAGATGCGCTTAGTAGGGCCATGCGTATCGATTTGCTCCCGTACAGGGTAAAAGTAACGGCTGTCAACCCGGGGGCGGTTGAAACAGAATTTTCAATTGTGCGTTTTAAAGGTGATGCCGGGCGCGCCAAATCCGTGTATAAAGGGTTTGAACCGCTGGCGGCGGAAGACATTGCAGAAACTGTCTATTTTGCGGCAAGCCGGCCTCCTCATGTCAATATCGATGACATAACCGTTATGCCTGCCGCACAGGCCGGCGCCACACGCTTCAACAGGAATGACTAA
- the ubiE gene encoding bifunctional demethylmenaquinone methyltransferase/2-methoxy-6-polyprenyl-1,4-benzoquinol methylase UbiE translates to MSRTVKPYKELATGKKEQVAQMFNNIAGKYDFLNHFLSAGIDRSWRRKAIDELKEIHPRRILDVATGTGDLAFEALRLKPGKITGVDISEGMLAIAREKALKRGVEQIVQLRKADSEKLPFSDNSFDAVTVGFGVRNFENLENGLADMYRVLRPGGKLVVLEFSKPRAFPVKQLYSFYSFKILPFFGRLFSRDKKAYSYLPESVAAFPDGKDFALLMEKGGFRETKVRHLTLGICAIYTGKK, encoded by the coding sequence ATGTCCCGGACTGTGAAACCTTATAAAGAACTTGCCACCGGAAAAAAGGAGCAGGTGGCCCAAATGTTCAATAACATTGCGGGAAAATATGATTTTCTGAACCATTTTCTTTCCGCGGGAATTGATCGTTCCTGGCGCAGGAAGGCAATTGACGAATTGAAGGAAATACATCCGCGGCGCATCCTGGATGTGGCTACCGGAACGGGCGATCTTGCTTTTGAAGCCCTGCGTTTGAAGCCTGGGAAGATCACCGGGGTGGATATCTCTGAAGGGATGCTGGCGATTGCCCGGGAAAAAGCGCTGAAACGCGGGGTGGAGCAGATAGTGCAGCTTCGCAAGGCCGATTCGGAGAAGCTGCCTTTTTCCGACAATTCCTTTGATGCGGTAACCGTGGGCTTTGGGGTGCGTAATTTCGAAAACCTGGAGAACGGACTGGCGGATATGTACCGCGTATTGCGGCCGGGAGGGAAGCTGGTCGTACTGGAGTTTTCAAAACCCAGGGCGTTTCCCGTAAAGCAGCTGTATAGTTTTTATTCGTTTAAAATATTACCTTTCTTCGGGCGTTTGTTTTCCAGGGATAAAAAGGCCTATTCTTACCTCCCGGAATCAGTAGCTGCATTTCCCGACGGGAAAGATTTCGCTTTGCTGATGGAGAAGGGCGGTTTCCGGGAAACAAAGGTACGGCATCTGACGCTTGGGATTTGCGCCATCTATACAGGAAAGAAATGA